From uncultured Desulfobacter sp.:
ATTGGCGGCTACGGCCAGTTCTGTCGGCGCATATAGACAATAAAATCCAATCGCCTGATTACCTTTCTCCTTATGGGTTTCAATATCGATCAGATTTTGTTCCGTGATCTGTTGCAGTTTTTTAAGCAATTGGGCTTTCATGAGTTTTAATCCTGTTTCTTTAAAAGTAAATAGGTTATTGGGCGGCGAGAAGTGCCGCACCTACAGCGCCGTTCATTTCAGGTGATTTTGGAGCCCATAATGGATCTATAACCGATGTCTATGCCCGCACTGATCATCCGGCGTCTCTTTTTTAACATAGCAAAAATGGGCCAAGGATAATTTAAGCCTGATCAAAGAAGCAAATTGATTATTCAGATAAAAGCCTTCGGGATTATAAAAAATAGCTATAATGCCTTCCAAGTAACTAAAATCCTAATTTTTGTGATTTTAGTTGCTTATGAATGAAGTCGTACCGAATGTTACGTATTACCCGGAAATTTTAGAACACCGGCAGCGTATAATTGTGTCTTTTGGCTTGGGCGGTATTGATAGGTTCGGCTCTCGGCTTAGCATATCCCGATGCACATCGTAATAATTTAGCCCGCAATGCTTTTGTTATTGAAGACTGCTTTCAGATAGGCTTGGTCGAGCTTATATCGGTAAGTTCTTGATGAACTATGTGGCAAATTGAAGAAAAAAATTTACAAGCCTTCCCAGATGATGTTAATGATTTCAGCATTGATTTTTTCCATTTATTCGGATCTGGTTATTCTTACTTTTCGGATTTTATCTCGTTAGATAATTGAATATGAAAAATAAACGGAAACTATAGACCAACTTGGTCAGGAGATCATACCTTATGTGTACTACTAAGAGCCAGCAGACGAGACCTCGGGCGCAGTCCAACCAAGCAACCCATGTTGCTATTGCACTCATTCTGGTTGTCGCTGCCATGACAACGGTCGCCTTTCTCGCAAAGTTTGGTTTTGTTCCATATGAGGCAATTATTTTTGTATCAGGAACCGTGGGAGGCGTGGTCAATAGTTTTCGGCGGATTCAGAACTTGACCACATCCAAGGCCCAGGAGCACAGCGCGGTGACCGAACGAATGGTCACAATCCAGATCTATGTGTCGCCCTTTGTTGGCGGAGTCTTTGCGTTTGTTTTGTATGTAATCTTTATGGCAGGATTCGTGCAGGGCTCACTCTTTCCGGTCTTCGCATCGGGAGATGAGGCTTACAAAACCTTTAGCGATTTCGCCGCATTGTACGTTCCAGCTACGAATGCAGACGTTGCTAAAGCCATCATCTGGGCTTTCATCGCCGGTTTTTCAGAGGGATTGGTTCCAAATTTCATAAGCAAGATCGCCAAAGAGGCAGGACAAAAAGACCAGTCGGACGACTAAAGCGGGGACTATGTCTATAAATCCAGACCCAAACACTTGCCAATTCAGGCGTTCACTATTCAGCAATTCTAAATTTAATAACGTATTATCTTTTCTGCTTATTTTTTTCTTGATCGTGCTCTTAATCATGCTCTTGCTCGAAGTATTATTTCGAGCAAGAGCATGATTAAGAGCACGATGGTGTATCGACTCAAATTTAGAATTGCTGTTCACTATTTCTGTTATTGGTGGTGCTGTTTTAGTTTTTATTAACGCGTAAACAAAGCCCGGCCTGAATATTTCCGAAGCGTCACGGAAAACCGTACCCGTTGCACTATTTCCTCTTAGAGCCCCTAAATCCTTATCACCGGATCAGACTTGACACGTAAAAACTAAATTCCTATCATCCTTTGATTTTGGGTTTACATTAAATCAGGAATAAACATATGAAAAAATATCCTTTTTTGGAAGAAATCGGCCTTGAAGTTCTTTATGAAAAAGACGGTGAATCGGAATTGGCAATTGATTTAACAGAAAAACACAGTACCTCCTGGGGATCCATGCACGGTGGTGTGACAATGACATTGTTGGATGTCTGCATGGCACGGGCTGCACGCTCAGCGGATCCGGAGGAGAGCGGGGCTGCGACCATTGAGTTGAAAGTCAGTTTTTTTCAACCCGGTGGCCGGATTGGTCAACGTGTGACCGCGAAAGGCCGTCTTTTACATAACTCAGGGCGGATGTTCTTCTGTGAAGGGGAGGTTTGGAATGGTGAAAAACTGGTTGCCAAGGCGTTGGGCACTTTCAAAATCTTCCATACTGCAAAGTCGTCTAAAAGCTGAAAACGTGCCCATAAGGCCAATCGGTCCATCACTGACCGAAAACGCTCAATTTTTCTTGCAATCAATAATCCCAAAATATAATCAATCTATCTGAAATATTATTTTATTTAAAATCAGGCCCGACCCGGGCGCAATTTCTTTCAACGGCAAGGCCTGGCTGCCTGAAAGGGATTGTTTAATGCGGTTTAGATCGATATCTTTTTTCCCGAGTTTAAACAACTGGCCCATGATTAAACGGACCTGGTATCTTAAAAAACCAGATGCCTGAATCCTGAGCAGCCAACTTTTTTCCGGAAAAAAACTGGCCTGGAATTCGGTGTTTTCCTCAATCCGGCAGACACGGATGTCGCGTTCAAGGCAGGTTTTCGGGCCGGGTTTGGTGCAATATGAACCAAAATGATGCTGCCCTTCAAACAGCCTGGCGCCCTGTTTCATCAATTCAATATCAAGATCTTCTGGAACCGTATGCATCATGGCCGCACAGAATGGATGGCTTTTGCATCCAAATGCAAACAGGTAAAGATATTCTTTTAATTTGGGAGAACGGATAATATTAAAAGTTCTGGATTTTTCTTCCACGCCTGTCACACGAATATCATTGGGCAGGTTTATATTTAATTTAGACTGCAGTACTTCCATATCCAGTGCATCACGGACAAAAAGCATGAATGCTGACTGATTAGCCGAGACTTTTGAATCGGTCCGGCTGGTGCCCAAAATCCTGAACCTGGATTTTTCCAGGATAAAGCCAAGCGTTTTTTCAATCATGGCTTCAATGGTTTTTACACCTGACTGCTTCTGCCAGCCATGGTACCGGAAACCCAGATACTGGATATGAATCAGATAATGGTGTAATTTTTCCTGTGCCATAGAAAAATCATTTTAACTGAAATAGCATCCTAACACCACAGGATTTATGCGGGTCAACTACCCGTTGATCACTTAGATACCGTTTATTTTCTGGTCCCCCCCCCCCACAGCCATGACACAAACCGTGCCCTTTGGCATCACCCTGTTGGGCCAAGCCTTTGAGGATTTGCGGTTGCTTCAAGCGGGTGCATTTCTGCACGCTTATTTTATTGACCTACCAGGCTTCCGTGCTATCTGGTGCAAATTTTTCTGGACCTCAGCAACCCACCAGGACGGACCCGTGCCCGCATCAAATGCGGCCTATGTCTCCTTTGGCAGGGCCATAGGCCAAATGAGACAAAGGATTATGGATGTGCACGGGACCGGTGCCAGAGAAGTGATCCCAAAACAGGTAGGCCCGTTATCGTGCATGGCCCCTAAAGGGGGGATGTCCGGCGCATAGACGGGACAATGATGGCGGGACCTCCCCCCGGGGAGTTTGATGGTCCCGCACACCACTTTGACATGTTCGACAAAAAACCACGAGGGGTTTCTTTCCCGGAAAGAAGCCCCCACGGGCCCGCCTCCGAAAAGAATGCAACATTTAAGTGTAACTCAATAAGTTGTTCAACTACTTTCTTGGTTTGTTGCGGGCCCAGAATATCCCGTCACAAGAATACGCTTTGATTTGACCGGTCATATCTCGAGAATGATCTTACCGACATGCGCTGCGCTTTCCATAAGTCGATGGGCCTCTGCAGCCTGCTCCAGGGGAAATGTTTTGTGGACACTCGGTTTGATTTTTCCCGCCTCAATGAGCGGCCATACCTTCTCCCTGAGCTGTGTCGAAATTTCAGATTTGGAGGCATCCGTACGGCTGCGCAAGGTGGAGCCTGTGTAAAGTAGGCGTTTCAGCATGATAGGCATCAGATTGATCTCGACTTTGGAACCCTTGTTAAATGCAATCTGAACGATGCGTCCATCCGGAGCCGCCGCCTTGATATTGCGTGCAATGTAGTCTCCTCCGACAATATCGAGAATGACATTGGCACCCTTGACTTCATCTCTAACAACTTCAACAAAATCTTCCGTGTTGTAGTCAATAACCCGATCGGCACCGAAACCTTTGCAGGCTTCACATCGTTCTGCAGGGCTGTCGGTGGCATACACCTTTGCGCCGAAAGCTTTTGCAAGCATGATGGCCGTTGAGCCGATACCGCCGGAACCGCCATGGACAAGAAAGATTTCCCCTTCTTTGAGCCCGGCCCCCATGAATATATTGCTCCAAACCGTAAAGAACGTCTCGGGAATGCCCGCGGCTTCCACCAGACTCAAGCCTTTTGGAATCGGCAGGCAATGGGGCGCCAGAACGGCAC
This genomic window contains:
- a CDS encoding PaaI family thioesterase, with translation MKKYPFLEEIGLEVLYEKDGESELAIDLTEKHSTSWGSMHGGVTMTLLDVCMARAARSADPEESGAATIELKVSFFQPGGRIGQRVTAKGRLLHNSGRMFFCEGEVWNGEKLVAKALGTFKIFHTAKSSKS
- a CDS encoding tRNA pseudouridine(38-40) synthase TruA produces the protein MAQEKLHHYLIHIQYLGFRYHGWQKQSGVKTIEAMIEKTLGFILEKSRFRILGTSRTDSKVSANQSAFMLFVRDALDMEVLQSKLNINLPNDIRVTGVEEKSRTFNIIRSPKLKEYLYLFAFGCKSHPFCAAMMHTVPEDLDIELMKQGARLFEGQHHFGSYCTKPGPKTCLERDIRVCRIEENTEFQASFFPEKSWLLRIQASGFLRYQVRLIMGQLFKLGKKDIDLNRIKQSLSGSQALPLKEIAPGSGLILNKIIFQID
- a CDS encoding NAD(P)H-quinone oxidoreductase, whose product is MTSTLPEQMKVIEIIEPGGPEALSVGSRPLPEPKPDEVLIKVAATGINGPDIVQRRGHYPPPKGASDLLGLEIAGTIVAAGSDVNDWSVGDQVCALTNGGGYAEYCAVLAPHCLPIPKGLSLVEAAGIPETFFTVWSNIFMGAGLKEGEIFLVHGGSGGIGSTAIMLAKAFGAKVYATDSPAERCEACKGFGADRVIDYNTEDFVEVVRDEVKGANVILDIVGGDYIARNIKAAAPDGRIVQIAFNKGSKVEINLMPIMLKRLLYTGSTLRSRTDASKSEISTQLREKVWPLIEAGKIKPSVHKTFPLEQAAEAHRLMESAAHVGKIILEI